One region of Thalassophryne amazonica chromosome 16, fThaAma1.1, whole genome shotgun sequence genomic DNA includes:
- the LOC117528010 gene encoding zinc finger protein Gfi-1b-like: MPRSFLVKTKRSGSHLLGQSKDSRYVEFGQASESQTVQPVQHEVWRNGREPEYVVQPLSCKTGIKHVPAEACDQMVVRPHSTLTEDTCISESTLEKDSPLFVSPVSVDSQQVSPRERELEKLVLILLNHTSHIDLKSPVSECLLCKKTVAEVLLSGGGPQSHIYNPLTKLPTPDGITHPFYGFGAISSCTRPKERSFECTVCGKIFKRSSTLSTHLLIHSDTRPYPCPYCGKRFHQKSDMKKHTFVHTGEKPHVCKMCGKAFTQSSNLLTHSRKHSGFRPFSCPRCQHSFQRRIDLQRHQTQCNYELVTNVLNL, translated from the exons ATGCCGCGGTCATTCCTCGTCAAGACCAAAAGGTCCGGGTCTCATCTGCTGGGGCAATCTAAAGACAGCAGATATGTGGAGTTTGGACAAGCCTCTGAGTCCCAGACTGTCCAGCCTGTGCAGCATGAGGTGTGGAGAAACGGGAGGGAGCCTGAATATGTGGTGCAGCCTCTGTCCTGTAAGACAGGGATCAAACATGTTCCAGCTGAAGCCTGTGATCAGATGGTGGTCAGACCTCACAGTACTCTCACAGAGGACACCTGCATTTCAG AATCCACTCTGGAGAAAGACAGTCCTCTCTTTGTCTCGCCTGTGTCTGTGGAcagccaacaggtgtctccaagaGAAAGGGAATTAGAAAAACTGGTGTTGATCTTACTCAACCACACATCGCACATTGACCTCAAATCCCCTGTCAGCGAATGTCTCCTCTGCAAAAAG ACTGTTGCAGAGGTCTTATTATCAGGAGGAGGCCCACAATCTCACATTTACAACCCCTTAACAAAACTGCCCACACCTGATGGTATCACCCACCCCTTTTATGGCTTTGGAGCCATCAGCAGCTGCACAAGACCCAAG GAACGCAGTTTTGAGTGCACGGTGTGCGGAAAGATCTTCAAGCGTTCCTCCACCTTGTCCACACACCTCCTCATCCACTCGGACACGCGGCCGTACCCCTGCCCCTACTGCGGCAAAAGGTTCCACCAGAAATCAGATATGAAGAAACACACCTTTGTACACACAG GTGAGAAGCCTCACGTGTGCAAAATGTGCGGTAAAGCATTCACCCAGAGCTCCAACCTGCTCACTCACAGCAGAAAGCACAGCGGCTTTAGGCCCTTCAGCTGCCCCCGGTGTCAGCACAGCTTCCAGCGCAGGATCGACCTGCAGCGCCACCAGACTCAGTGTAACTATGAGCTGGTGACAAACGTCCTAAACCTCTAA